A section of the Cyanobacteriota bacterium genome encodes:
- a CDS encoding helix-turn-helix transcriptional regulator: MKPDHDLCNNLKQIRLRLGMSQQDLAAIAGVSRQTIGGVEAGQYAPSTTVALRLARALGCQVEDLFWLEQDRSELEAIPTQ, encoded by the coding sequence ATGAAGCCAGACCATGACCTGTGCAACAACCTGAAACAAATTCGACTGCGACTGGGGATGAGTCAGCAAGATCTGGCCGCGATCGCTGGAGTCTCTCGCCAGACGATTGGGGGCGTAGAAGCAGGACAGTATGCTCCTTCGACAACAGTGGCCCTCCGACTGGCAAGAGCGTTGGGATGTCAGGTCGAAGATTTGTTCTGGCTCGAACAGGATAGGTCAGAACTAGAGGCCATTCCTACTCAG